CGCGACCGCAGCACAAACCTATGAAACATTCGGGCCAGGAGCATATCGGACTTGGAAAGAATCGGCTGCGGCGATCCTCTAACAAGGCTGTTGTTGTCGCTCAGGCGAGTGCGGGAGAAGGATTGTCGGGCGAAAAAACGCAGTTTACAGCGGGTAAATGAGCACAAGAGCCCGATTTTGACGCGCTAGCGTGCCGCATGAGTAGACAACAACAGCCTGGCCAAGTCCGACAGGCTCCTAGCGCGTCTGATCAAGCGGCGTTGTCGCCAGTTCGGGGCGCTGCCCGGCCGTGCCCAGCGCGTGCAGCATCACTTGACGCTTGACCGGCGTCAGTCCTCCGACCAGCCGCATTCCGCGCCCACGTAGCCAGGGCAGCATGGGCAAGCCACTGCCGAACAGCACGCGGAAACTCTCCATCAGTCGCATCACGGCTTCGTTCTCGCCGCGACGAGCGCGCTCATAGCGCCGCAATACAGCCAGAGCGCCCGGATCGCGCCCGGTGGCGGCGAGTACGCCGGCCAGCTCCGCCGCATCCATGAACCCCAGATTGACGCCTTGTCCAGCTAGGGGATGAATACTGTGCGCCGCGTCGCCGATCAGCGCGACGCGCGGCTGCACGTAGGGATAGGCCTGGCCGCCGATCAACGCAAATGCCGCCCGCTCGCTGCAGGCGGTGACGCAGCCCAGCCGCAGGTCGAACGCGCGGCTGAGTTCCGCCCGGAAGGCGTCATCGTCCAGACCGAGCAGGCGCTCGGCTTGCGCCGTCGTCGCCGACCAGACAATGGACGAGCGTCCATCGCCCAGCGGGAGAAAGGCCAGCGGCCCGGTGGGCAGGAAACGCTGCCACGCGGTATCTGCGTGTGATGCATCGGTCGCTACCGTGGCGACGAGGGCGGTCTGGCCGTATTTGCGCACGCTGCGCCGCATGCCGGCCAGCTCGCACACGCGCGAGCGCGCGCCATCGGCGCCCACCACCAGACGTGCGCCCAGTCGGGTGCCGTCACTCAACGTGAGCTGCGCGGTCTGCGGGCCGATTTCCAACGTCTCGACGCTCTGCGGCGCGAACAGTTGCACGCCATCAAGCTGCGCCAGACGCTCCAGCAGGGCATGCTGGATGACGCGGTTTTCGACAATATGTCCGAGATCGGGTTCGCCGAGCTCCACCGCATCGAAGGCGATTTCGCCTGTGCTGCGCGCGTCCCACACCACCATGCGGCGATAGGGGTTGGCGCGGCGGCTGACGATGCCCGGCCACACACCGAGCCGGCTCAGCAGGTTCTGCGATG
This genomic stretch from Acidihalobacter ferrooxydans harbors:
- a CDS encoding UbiH/UbiF/VisC/COQ6 family ubiquinone biosynthesis hydroxylase is translated as MAAQLREFDIVIVGGGMVGAALAVALALAGRNVAVVEARLPDAWQVDEDYDLRVSAINRASQNLLSRLGVWPGIVSRRANPYRRMVVWDARSTGEIAFDAVELGEPDLGHIVENRVIQHALLERLAQLDGVQLFAPQSVETLEIGPQTAQLTLSDGTRLGARLVVGADGARSRVCELAGMRRSVRKYGQTALVATVATDASHADTAWQRFLPTGPLAFLPLGDGRSSIVWSATTAQAERLLGLDDDAFRAELSRAFDLRLGCVTACSERAAFALIGGQAYPYVQPRVALIGDAAHSIHPLAGQGVNLGFMDAAELAGVLAATGRDPGALAVLRRYERARRGENEAVMRLMESFRVLFGSGLPMLPWLRGRGMRLVGGLTPVKRQVMLHALGTAGQRPELATTPLDQTR